Below is a genomic region from Cyprinus carpio isolate SPL01 chromosome B6, ASM1834038v1, whole genome shotgun sequence.
GCAAAACAATGCATTACAGTACAAGGATGACTGAGATGTACAagtaaatgttcctcaaaagcctatgatattcacattttaatatgcaaacttatggataatcaagtaaacctaagttgcttcagtccagtaagcaTTCATCTTGAAATTTTACTAACAATATAAACGCTATTCTGTAAGTTATTCTACACAGCAAAGATTTAACAGCAAAGTCAAATGTACCACAACCTAAAGGTGgacatattttacaattatacggAAATGCCTTTTActtgttgaaaataataataataataatatataaataaatcaatcagatgacagaaggcatgtttTAGATTGtatacaacaggtttttcagcaaagctttgataatgttaataatttagaggccttttgCACATTAAATATGATAAAGTGTGTTTTATAGTCGTAAGTTATTTCAATCAAATGAATCAGGAAagcaattaaaaatagaaaaaaatgtttatttctgcacAGGTCAAAGATATGACATTTAACATCCACCCCAGAAAACACAAAACCTCTGCACTGGCCTATTTAACAGCAAATAGCTACATAAAAGACGATACCAAGATTAAACTGAGTAACGCAAATCAAACCTCTTAAAAATCCAAACAAGAAACAACTGAAGTGGTTTCAGAGAAGTAAACACCAAAGTCTGCGTTTATTTgtcaaaaaatgaaacaaaaacataacagctAAAAATTTAGAAGCAAAACAAGAGGATGATCATAAAAATACCTTTGGGAGAAAACAGTTACGTGAGACAATTTCCATTTGAGTCACACCAACCATTTAGGCACACGCAGAAAGCAACTTCCATCCTGATGCATTATTTCCTGAAACTAGTGCTGAATCAAAACCATGCTAATTCTGTTACTGAGGTGCAGTTCAAATGgcaaaattaacacaaaatagtATAAAATCTCAAAAGCTTTAGACTAGAGCAAATGTTTCAACTCAGAGGACACTGTAGGCTATAGAATTACAGAAATGACTTCTCAATTGTTTGAATGAGCATCCGTACATTACTAAGCATGGAGACCAAACTTGTTATGTTTATCTATATGTGTAGTCTGTGCTATTGGCTCCACTGCTGTAGCCGCCCAGGTTGGGGTAGGCGCTCTGGGTGAAGTTATAGCTCTGATTTGTTGTTCCAGGTGGCCCGAACGTTGCTGTGCCAGGTGGTCCACTGTATGCTATTAAAAAAATACCAGAGTTTCAGATAGTTGTGGCTTTAAACAAATTACTAGTACACAGCATTCAAAGCATTCAAACTCACCTGCATAATTGAAATCAGGTGGTCCTCCCATTCCCATGCCAGGCCCTTGATATCCGTAGCCATAGTCTGGTCCAACAAGAGGTTGTTGATTTGTTGTTTTGCTCTGGGTTGGAGTTTGAGTCTGATTCTGGCCCTGATCAACGGGCTTTTTGAATTGTGAATAGGATTGGGTGTACTGATTATAATAGCCAGTCACTGGCGGTGGGACAGCCTGGTAGGTGGCTGCGCTGACGGTGGAGGGGGCTTCCTGTGGATTCATAGGTGTGCTGGAGTTGGTAACATTCTGGGCTGGGGTCAATCCAGCAGTAGTGCTGGAGCCTGGAAAGACAAACATATATAGAGATTAAAAGTTAAGGTGACATCCACATTAGAAAAATAGGTAACATGCATTTCTTTTTGGATAATAGTTAACAAATGTCTTTGTAACCTAGATTTACCTCTGCAAATAAGCTCTAGTGGAGCTTATCTGCAGAGGTACAAACAACAATTCAAACatctatttttttgtaaaaaaaaaaaaaggaagctcaccaagtatgcattttttaattaaatacagtaaaacaatatttttaaatattataatttaaaatgttcagtgtgtgtgtgtgtgtgtgtgtgtgtgtgtgtgtttgtttttaatttgattgaaaaagttttttttcttattagaaaATAGAGATTATTCTAAAATGATTACTTGGTGctcattcaaaaaacatttattatcagtattaaaaacagtttttctgcttaatatcttttttttttttacaggagtctctgctaaatagaaagttcaaaagaacagcatttgattaaaaatggaaatctttgctgacaagtggttaaaaaaaaacccaaaacaaaaacaaaacaaaaaattaattaaaaaacacttattgacccaaacttttgaactgtacagATATATGGAAATGATATACTAAAAGAGGGTTTCTCAAATAGATTTTTCTACCGCCTGAAAATCATAAACAAGTATTTTAAATAGGAGTAAGTATTAAACATTagcattcaaaaaaatatttttgccctTGCCCAATGAGCACGCACTTTGTGCATGTAGAAGCATTTTTTCTGCATCCTCAGCGTTCAAGTAATAATCAAAGAAAGGAAATCAAAACAAGATGCTAAATGAGctatttttggaaactgataaGAAAGATGCCTTTCATGATGTTAGTTTACCTGCAAACTTGCTAGTGTTGAATCCTCTCCCTCTACCTCTGCCTCTTCCTCTACCTCGATTGCCTGCATTGTAAGATACTCCAGCCATACCATAGCcctaaagaaaaaagaagaaaaacaaaactttttagaCCACAGAACAAAACGATATTAAACTTCAGACCAAAGgagaaaacaaaattagaaaagaAAGATGCCAAGGGAAGATCCAGAATAACAGTTGCCTTTACCATAGAAGGGAATTTCTTTTTCTTGAGTGGGTCTGCAGGAGAACCTTCTGGAAAAAGCTGTTCTAATGCTGCAAGTGCTGCGTTGGCTTTGGCTAATTTCTTATTTGATCCAGAGCCCTGGAATTTCTGCCCATCAACTTccacctgaaagaaaaaaaaaagaaaaagaaaaaaaagcacatgcaCATGAGAACAATAAAGTAGTATATTTGAAGCAAATACAACAGTAACAGGATTGAgggcaacagaaaaaaaacagttgctCCATATGACGCAGGTTAAATTTGTATGACTCACAGGAACATGAAGATAGACAATATTGGTGTTGTTGCTGCAGTACACTTTTTccaatttttaatgcaaaagtgtgtgcaatatttttattattttttttaaatttttttgattgaatttaaGGAATATGAGCAAATTGAACATAACCTACACTTTCATATGTTGAATATGTTTGGTAAGAATGGGTAGCATTACTGATGTCCTCAATAAATCTTATACAGAGCTGTCGGGTTCATTGATTGCTTGGAAACTTCAGGCTTTTATTATTTGTCCTTGTATATTTACATCAAAGTTCAGGCTATTGTGTTGGCAGATATGCTACTTACTTGCTCAGACGATATTTTCAGGATATACACCTTGTAGGATATTTTCCTTACTATCAGTGATGATGTGATAGCTAGTCAGATCTGTTGAAACCATAGCTGAACCTCAAACAATTATATTCAGTAGAGTTTTAAAATGTTCCTCCACACAAAAACTCAGTTTTATGTTTGAACCACAGGTGTCAAAAGAGAGCCAAGAACATCACAGTGTACCTCTAATAATGTAGTATGCTCAAAAAAGACGCATGAAACATGGATATTATTGAAACAATTTATTCATATAACCATCATTTACTGTTGAGTTGCTCATGTTGACTTTGACCAGGTTCCTAGAGAAAAGAAAGAAGGTCCGTTTCAATAACGGATTACTATACGTTTATAATGAGCAAATGGTGATAATCAACTGTTGATGAATTAATGCTAATATTTTGGATGATAGTTTCTTGTgttattatttcttttgaaaataattaagtgtgtgtacatatgttgatagctttttctgtttgtaagcagctgcaaacaaaaacaaaatgaaaaaatgtttctgtttgaatTTTATTCCTGGTTATTCTACGCAATTTTGGGTTACACAATTTGCACCTGGGGCTTCACATTTTTAGGACTCCTGTAGCCTCTCTATTGACCCTTGTCACAGGCATACATCACATATAAAAAGACTAAGAAAATTctgtattttgattttacaaTAATTGGCCGATTAATCCAAAATTTTCCGTTCTTggattttcagtcttcagtggcacaattcttagaaatcattccaatatgctgattttctgcttaaggaacatttcttaaccatgttgaaaacagttgcttaatatttttgtgaaaacagtgaaacatttttgttgagcccctttcacactgcacgttgttCCCAGAAaattcaccagcttaagtgaaagttaacgtgcccagcgttttcgactcatacattacacgtcacaccctgatgtcacgtgtcattacgagacctttacaggttgtgtgtgaacgcacgcacagattccgggaaatcactggcagtgtgaaaggggcaaaatctagcgacccgggagcgattgccgggacacattacccgtgtattatccggaatctcagtgtgaaaggggctttggaCTCAGTCACTATGCAGTGTACCACTGCTTCCTCACCAGGTGCCACCCTATACGTCTTCATAAAACATcagaaaaccaaaaatgaaatgttcaaAGCAGAAACTGAAAAATGTCATCATCGATTTGATGTCACTCATGCCCATGCCACAGTACAACTCAGAACAGTGTTAAAGAACTCCAGCTGAGAATGATACTGGCATCCCTGTGACGGGGAACATTTGCATGAACTTTCATTGTGACATTTCAAGTGCAAGGACACTAGCTTTAGTCAACATGTCTAACCTCAATGGTGAAGGTCTTGTCGTTGAAGCGTCCCTTGACAGAGGTCAGTTCATATTTCAGACTTCTCCGCTTCTCGTTGAGCTCCATGACGGGATTCTTGCCATGTTTGGTGAGGATGGGGCCACCCTGCAAGATGAAGTGGAACCAATCACGCCAAAGCAATTTCCTACAGTCTACAAAGGCATCAAACCCCAAAGCTATTCAAGGAGGAGCAATCTTTGGATGCTAACCTCATTGCCGTCATCAGACCCCGTAGGAGTGGTTTCATCTGACCTGGTGACCGCAGGCGCGGCAACAGACTGGCTCTTAATTTCATCCGCAGGCTTGGTCTCTGACGGCAAGGGAACACCTAATGCTTGCAGAACCTGCATGTTGTGGACATGGCATAGACAACAACTGAAATTCACACAATGATTATTTCACACTTATTAAAGACAACAACCCTGGAAAATGTTCCCTGCATATGTGGCATCtagaatgcaaagtttctttcAAAATTAAGACTGTCAGCTGACTCACTTTCTGAGCAACATGAAGCTTGGCGCTGCGTTTGGAGGGGCCTGTAGCCTCATAAGTTACCCCATCCACCTCTACAGCCATTGTGAACTGAGGCTCATGTTCAGGCCCAGTCTGTGATGCCAGTTTGTAGAGGGTTCCAGGCCGCAGCTGGTTCAGCTTCATCAGGGCATTTGCTGGTTCACGCCTTTCTGCTAGGAGAAAACaggttttatgaaaaaaaagaaagaaaaagaaatatggctGGCTTTGTATATAACACATATTTCACTAAATGAGGTATGCTGTATTTTTCTAATACACAATGAATATAAAATTGGTGCAGGATAACATAAGAGGATGATGAAAAACTGTATGAAATTGTGATGCATACCTTTTCTTGGAAACTTTGGCCTCATTTCAAGATCCCCTGCATCATAAACTTCCCTTGGCCTCTTTACTGGAATATCAGCTACCACAATTTAATGAAGTGAAAGGAAGAAATGTGGCATGATAATATGTTAACATGGTTTTCTTTGCTCTTATGAAATAAAACCGAACATAATACTATGTAGACATATTAGCATTCAAAATGCAAAGGTCTCTATCCAGTCCAACATCAATGCCTATTCAGTGTTTAGCAACTGGATCAAGCTTAGAAAATGACAATATCAACTACAGCAGTAGTTTTCATACAGGTTAAGCAATCCTAATAGCTGTCATTTACATATAGAAGCTTAAAGGTTACAAAAGTAAACATGGTCTACTTATTTTATGAGAGGAAAACAGGTTAAACTGTTTTTGAACACTAGAAAGAGTCACTTTGGTACCTCTGTTTTGTTCGCTGAGCATTCTAGCAGCTTTGGAATTGAGGCGGTCCATTCCAAGAACTTTGTACAGCTGCCCAAAAGCTGACAGTCTTAAGGCAAACTAGAGGTGAGAGGAAAGCaacaaattaaatgtcaaataactaaatgtttttttccaaGTTACATCAACTGTAATAACCATCTTATCTGGCCTTAGTTATTTACTCTcatgttacagtattttttagtatccatcattaaaaaaagagaaatgttcacAAAGAGAGTTCATAGTTTTCACCGCAGTGTTTAAAagagctttgtgtgaggaacagaaagaaaaagaaaacactgtacactGATTACAACAGATTTACTGATATCTCAttttttctgcatatttaaaaacatgagtgcaaataataaatttatatttttttctcttctgtcacttttcttttttcagctttgaaaatacATATTCACAATGGACAGTTATTTTATGGAAAACAGCTTCATGAATTTTTCATTGTGCTCCACAATGATGCTGCAATGAATAAAGTCAGACTAAAGTATTAGAATGCAAGTAACCTGTGCACTCTGGGTAATGTCTTCCCTCTGTTGCGGTGTAAGATGGGCGCTAGCATCAGTGCTGTCTCGCTCACAGGGATCAGAAACGCCTGGACCATCTGTTGAGAGGAATCATGCTCAGTAGATGACTC
It encodes:
- the ilf3a gene encoding interleukin enhancer-binding factor 3a isoform X1 is translated as MAQMGNFPRRREGPLPPRPPPAWDEQQAYEELLYWDNLMQEGHRLHPQDYDRYEELRYWYDCLCYEEDLRQYNQYIVEYRKWEEENLHPEDLPPMRPPPQRTFVNEDRYVKAKHTTVYPSAEQLDAVQSMVSNVERALKSVSEWLNEKESSAADAVSASSQSKLRGVLRVGLVAKGLLLKDELELELVLLSRDVPTSSLLRLISGKLSEFIKDVTEEKYVITPSIQDAAIIVTSPTEPSLKLSIHLTSPVVREQVEKEASGEPCAESSPQDALDRQKCLTSLASLRQAKWFQAKVSGLESCVIVIRILRDLCTRVSTWAPLKGWILELLCHKAISTSERLLGPGEAFRRVLECLASGILMEDGPGVSDPCERDSTDASAHLTPQQREDITQSAQFALRLSAFGQLYKVLGMDRLNSKAARMLSEQNRADIPVKRPREVYDAGDLEMRPKFPRKAERREPANALMKLNQLRPGTLYKLASQTGPEHEPQFTMAVEVDGVTYEATGPSKRSAKLHVAQKVLQALGVPLPSETKPADEIKSQSVAAPAVTRSDETTPTGSDDGNEGGPILTKHGKNPVMELNEKRRSLKYELTSVKGRFNDKTFTIEVEVDGQKFQGSGSNKKLAKANAALAALEQLFPEGSPADPLKKKKFPSMGYGMAGVSYNAGNRGRGRGRGRGRGFNTSKFAGSSTTAGLTPAQNVTNSSTPMNPQEAPSTVSAATYQAVPPPVTGYYNQYTQSYSQFKKPVDQGQNQTQTPTQSKTTNQQPLVGPDYGYGYQGPGMGMGGPPDFNYAAYSGPPGTATFGPPGTTNQSYNFTQSAYPNLGGYSSGANSTDYTYR
- the ilf3a gene encoding interleukin enhancer-binding factor 3a isoform X2, which produces MAQMGNFPRRREGPLPPRPPPAWDEQQAYEELLYWDNLMQEGHRLHPQDYDRYEELRYWYDCLCYEEDLRQYNQYIVEYRKWEEENLHPEDLPPMRPPPQRTFVNEDRYVKAKHTTVYPSAEQLDAVQSMVSNVERALKSVSEWLNEKESSAADAVSASSQSKLRGVLRVGLVAKGLLLKDELELELVLLSRDVPTSSLLRLISGKLSEFIKDVTEEKYVITPSIQDAAIIVTSPTEPSLKLSIHLTSPVVREQVEKEASGEPCAESSPQDALDRQKCLTSLASLRQAKWFQAKVSGLESCVIVIRILRDLCTRVSTWAPLKGWILELLCHKAISTSERLLGPGEAFRRVLECLASGILMEDGPGVSDPCERDSTDASAHLTPQQREDITQSAQFALRLSAFGQLYKVLGMDRLNSKAARMLSEQNRADIPVKRPREVYDAGDLEMRPKFPRKERREPANALMKLNQLRPGTLYKLASQTGPEHEPQFTMAVEVDGVTYEATGPSKRSAKLHVAQKVLQALGVPLPSETKPADEIKSQSVAAPAVTRSDETTPTGSDDGNEGGPILTKHGKNPVMELNEKRRSLKYELTSVKGRFNDKTFTIEVEVDGQKFQGSGSNKKLAKANAALAALEQLFPEGSPADPLKKKKFPSMGYGMAGVSYNAGNRGRGRGRGRGRGFNTSKFAGSSTTAGLTPAQNVTNSSTPMNPQEAPSTVSAATYQAVPPPVTGYYNQYTQSYSQFKKPVDQGQNQTQTPTQSKTTNQQPLVGPDYGYGYQGPGMGMGGPPDFNYAAYSGPPGTATFGPPGTTNQSYNFTQSAYPNLGGYSSGANSTDYTYR